In one Microtus ochrogaster isolate Prairie Vole_2 unplaced genomic scaffold, MicOch1.0 UNK98, whole genome shotgun sequence genomic region, the following are encoded:
- the Trip10 gene encoding cdc42-interacting protein 4 isoform X3, translating to MDWGTELWDQFEVLERHTQWGLDLLDKYVKFVKERAEVEQAYAKQLRSLVKKYLPKRPTKDDPEVKFSQQQSFVQLLQEVNDFAGQRELVAESLGIRVCLELAKYSQEMKQERKMHFQEGRRAQQQLENGFKQLETSKRKFERDCREAEKAAHTAERLDQDINATKADVEKAKQQAHLRNHMAEESKNEYAAQLQRFNRDQAHFYFSQMPQIFDKLQDMDERRATRLGAGYGLLSEAELQVVPIIGKCLEGMKVAAESVDAKNDSQVLIELHKSGFARPGDLEFEDFSQVMSRVPSDSSLGTPDGRPELRAASSRSRPKRWPFGKKNKPRPPSLSLLGGHLPSTLSDGSLSPRSGRDPLAILSEISKSVKPRLASFRSLRGGRGTVVTEDFSHLPPEQQRKRLQQQLEERNRELQKEEDQREALKKMKDVYEKTPQMGDPASLEPRIAETLGNIERLKLEVQKYEAWLAEAESRVLSNRGDSLSRHSRPPDPPATAPPDSSSSSNSGSQDNKESSSEEPPSEEGQDTPIYTEFDEDFEEPASPIGQCVAIYHFEGSSEGTISMSEGEDLSLMEEDKGDGWTRVRRKQGGEGYVPTSYLQVTLN from the exons ATGGATTGGGGCACCGAGTTGTGG GATCAGTTTGAGGTCTTGGAACGCCACACGCAGTGGGGGCTGGATCTATTGGACAAATACGTGAAGTTCGTGAAAGAACGCGCCGAGGTGGAGCAGGCTTATGCCAAGCAACTCCG GAGCCTGGTGAAAAAGTACCTTCCCAAGAGACCTACCAAAGATGACCCCGAAGTCAA gttCAGCCAGCAGCAATCCTTCGTTCAGCTTCTCCAGGAGGTCAATGATTTCGCAGGCCAGCGAGAACTGGTGGCCGAGAGCCTGGGCATCCGAGTGTGTCTGGAGTTGGCCAAGTACTCACAGGAGATGAAGCAGGAGAGGAAGATG CACTTCCAGGAAGGCCGGCGGGCCCAGCAGCAGCTGGAAAATGGCTTCAAGCAGCTGGAGACT AGTAAGCGGAAGTTTGAGCGAGACTGCCGCGAGGCCGAGAAAGCTGCTCACACCGCCGAACGGCTGGATCAGGATATTAATGCCACCAAGGCAGATGTGGAGAAG GCCAAGCAGCAAGCCCACCTTCGGAACCACATGGCCGAGGAGAGCAAAAACGAATACGCAGCCCAGCTTCAGCGCTTCAACCGAGACCAGGCCCACTTCTACTTCTCACAGATGCCCCAGATATTCGAT AAGCTGCAGGACATGGATGAACGCCGGGCCACCCGCCTGGGCGCCGGGTACGGGCTCTTATCCGAGGCTGAGCTGCAGGTGGTTCCCATTATCGGCAAATGCTTGGAGGGAATGAAGGTGGCTGCCGAGTCCGTGGACGCTAAGAAC GATTCGCAAGTCCTCATCGAATTACACAAGTCAGGGTTCGCCCGCCCCGGCGACTTGGAATTCGAAGACTTTAGTCAAGTCATGAGCCGAGTGCCCTCCGACAGCAGCCTGGGCACCCCGGATGGCAGGCCTGAGCTCCGAGCAGCCTCCAGCCGTAGCCGGCCCAAGCGCTGGCCTTTTGGGAAAAAGAATAAG CCGCGTCCCCCATCCCTGTCCCTCCTGGGGGGTCACCTACCCTCCACATTGTCTGATGGATCCCTGTCCCCCCGTTCTGGCCGCGACCCCTTGGCCATACTGAGCGAGATCAGTAAGTCAGTCAAACCGCGGCTAGCATCCTTCCGCAGCCTCCGAGGCGGCCGTGGG ACCGTGGTCACTGAAGATTTCAGTCATCTGCCCCCAGAGCAGCAGAGAAAGCGACTCCAACAACAGCTGGAAGAGAGGAACCGGGAGTTGCAGAAGGAGGAAGACCAGAG GGAGGCCCTGAAGAAGATGAAAGACGTATATGAGAAAACACCACAGATGGGCGACCCTGCCAGCTTAGAGCCCCGCATTGCTGAGACCCTGGGCAACATCGAGAGACTCAAGCTGGAAGTGCAGAAGTATGAG GCTTGGTTAGCAGAAGCTGAAAGCCGGGTCCTCAGTAACCGGGGAGACAGCTTGAGCCGTCATTCCAGGCCCCCTGATCCCCCAGCTACTGCCCCACCTGatagcagcagtagcagcaacagTGGATCCCAGGATAATAAGGAGAG CAGCTCAGAAGAGCCCCCTTCAGAGGAAGGCCAGGACACCCCCATCTATACTGAGTTTGATGAGGACTTTGAAGAGCCTGCCTCCCCTATCGGCCAGTGTGTAGCGATCTACCACTTTGAAG GATCCAGCGAGGGAACCATCTCCATGTCGGAGGGGGAAGACctcagtctgatggaggaagacaAAGGTGATGGATGGACACGGGTCAGGCGGAAACAGGGAGGCGAGGGCTATGTGCCCACCTCCTACCTCCAAGTCACGCTCAACTGA
- the Trip10 gene encoding cdc42-interacting protein 4 isoform X1 — translation MDWGTELWDQFEVLERHTQWGLDLLDKYVKFVKERAEVEQAYAKQLRSLVKKYLPKRPTKDDPEVKFSQQQSFVQLLQEVNDFAGQRELVAESLGIRVCLELAKYSQEMKQERKMHFQEGRRAQQQLENGFKQLETSKRKFERDCREAEKAAHTAERLDQDINATKADVEKAKQQAHLRNHMAEESKNEYAAQLQRFNRDQAHFYFSQMPQIFDKLQDMDERRATRLGAGYGLLSEAELQVVPIIGKCLEGMKVAAESVDAKNDSQVLIELHKSGFARPGDLEFEDFSQVMSRVPSDSSLGTPDGRPELRAASSRSRPKRWPFGKKNKTVVTEDFSHLPPEQQRKRLQQQLEERNRELQKEEDQREALKKMKDVYEKTPQMGDPASLEPRIAETLGNIERLKLEVQKYEAWLAEAESRVLSNRGDSLSRHSRPPDPPATAPPDSSSSSNSGSQDNKESSSEEPPSEEGQDTPIYTEFDEDFEEPASPIGQCVAIYHFEGSSEGTISMSEGEDLSLMEEDKGDGWTRVRRKQGGEGYVPTSYLQVTLN, via the exons ATGGATTGGGGCACCGAGTTGTGG GATCAGTTTGAGGTCTTGGAACGCCACACGCAGTGGGGGCTGGATCTATTGGACAAATACGTGAAGTTCGTGAAAGAACGCGCCGAGGTGGAGCAGGCTTATGCCAAGCAACTCCG GAGCCTGGTGAAAAAGTACCTTCCCAAGAGACCTACCAAAGATGACCCCGAAGTCAA gttCAGCCAGCAGCAATCCTTCGTTCAGCTTCTCCAGGAGGTCAATGATTTCGCAGGCCAGCGAGAACTGGTGGCCGAGAGCCTGGGCATCCGAGTGTGTCTGGAGTTGGCCAAGTACTCACAGGAGATGAAGCAGGAGAGGAAGATG CACTTCCAGGAAGGCCGGCGGGCCCAGCAGCAGCTGGAAAATGGCTTCAAGCAGCTGGAGACT AGTAAGCGGAAGTTTGAGCGAGACTGCCGCGAGGCCGAGAAAGCTGCTCACACCGCCGAACGGCTGGATCAGGATATTAATGCCACCAAGGCAGATGTGGAGAAG GCCAAGCAGCAAGCCCACCTTCGGAACCACATGGCCGAGGAGAGCAAAAACGAATACGCAGCCCAGCTTCAGCGCTTCAACCGAGACCAGGCCCACTTCTACTTCTCACAGATGCCCCAGATATTCGAT AAGCTGCAGGACATGGATGAACGCCGGGCCACCCGCCTGGGCGCCGGGTACGGGCTCTTATCCGAGGCTGAGCTGCAGGTGGTTCCCATTATCGGCAAATGCTTGGAGGGAATGAAGGTGGCTGCCGAGTCCGTGGACGCTAAGAAC GATTCGCAAGTCCTCATCGAATTACACAAGTCAGGGTTCGCCCGCCCCGGCGACTTGGAATTCGAAGACTTTAGTCAAGTCATGAGCCGAGTGCCCTCCGACAGCAGCCTGGGCACCCCGGATGGCAGGCCTGAGCTCCGAGCAGCCTCCAGCCGTAGCCGGCCCAAGCGCTGGCCTTTTGGGAAAAAGAATAAG ACCGTGGTCACTGAAGATTTCAGTCATCTGCCCCCAGAGCAGCAGAGAAAGCGACTCCAACAACAGCTGGAAGAGAGGAACCGGGAGTTGCAGAAGGAGGAAGACCAGAG GGAGGCCCTGAAGAAGATGAAAGACGTATATGAGAAAACACCACAGATGGGCGACCCTGCCAGCTTAGAGCCCCGCATTGCTGAGACCCTGGGCAACATCGAGAGACTCAAGCTGGAAGTGCAGAAGTATGAG GCTTGGTTAGCAGAAGCTGAAAGCCGGGTCCTCAGTAACCGGGGAGACAGCTTGAGCCGTCATTCCAGGCCCCCTGATCCCCCAGCTACTGCCCCACCTGatagcagcagtagcagcaacagTGGATCCCAGGATAATAAGGAGAG CAGCTCAGAAGAGCCCCCTTCAGAGGAAGGCCAGGACACCCCCATCTATACTGAGTTTGATGAGGACTTTGAAGAGCCTGCCTCCCCTATCGGCCAGTGTGTAGCGATCTACCACTTTGAAG GATCCAGCGAGGGAACCATCTCCATGTCGGAGGGGGAAGACctcagtctgatggaggaagacaAAGGTGATGGATGGACACGGGTCAGGCGGAAACAGGGAGGCGAGGGCTATGTGCCCACCTCCTACCTCCAAGTCACGCTCAACTGA
- the Trip10 gene encoding cdc42-interacting protein 4 isoform X4, with translation MDWGTELWDQFEVLERHTQWGLDLLDKYVKFVKERAEVEQAYAKQLRSLVKKYLPKRPTKDDPEVKFSQQQSFVQLLQEVNDFAGQRELVAESLGIRVCLELAKYSQEMKQERKMHFQEGRRAQQQLENGFKQLETSKRKFERDCREAEKAAHTAERLDQDINATKADVEKAKQQAHLRNHMAEESKNEYAAQLQRFNRDQAHFYFSQMPQIFDKLQDMDERRATRLGAGYGLLSEAELQVVPIIGKCLEGMKVAAESVDAKNDSQVLIELHKSGFARPGDLEFEDFSQVMSRVPSDSSLGTPDGRPELRAASSRSRPKRWPFGKKNKPRPPSLSLLGGHLPSTLSDGSLSPRSGRDPLAILSEISKSVKPRLASFRSLRGGRGTVVTEDFSHLPPEQQRKRLQQQLEERNRELQKEEDQREALKKMKDVYEKTPQMGDPASLEPRIAETLGNIERLKLEVQKYEAWLAEAESRVLSNRGDSLSRHSRPPDPPATAPPDSSSSSNSGSQDNKESSEEPPSEEGQDTPIYTEFDEDFEEPASPIGQCVAIYHFEGSSEGTISMSEGEDLSLMEEDKGDGWTRVRRKQGGEGYVPTSYLQVTLN, from the exons ATGGATTGGGGCACCGAGTTGTGG GATCAGTTTGAGGTCTTGGAACGCCACACGCAGTGGGGGCTGGATCTATTGGACAAATACGTGAAGTTCGTGAAAGAACGCGCCGAGGTGGAGCAGGCTTATGCCAAGCAACTCCG GAGCCTGGTGAAAAAGTACCTTCCCAAGAGACCTACCAAAGATGACCCCGAAGTCAA gttCAGCCAGCAGCAATCCTTCGTTCAGCTTCTCCAGGAGGTCAATGATTTCGCAGGCCAGCGAGAACTGGTGGCCGAGAGCCTGGGCATCCGAGTGTGTCTGGAGTTGGCCAAGTACTCACAGGAGATGAAGCAGGAGAGGAAGATG CACTTCCAGGAAGGCCGGCGGGCCCAGCAGCAGCTGGAAAATGGCTTCAAGCAGCTGGAGACT AGTAAGCGGAAGTTTGAGCGAGACTGCCGCGAGGCCGAGAAAGCTGCTCACACCGCCGAACGGCTGGATCAGGATATTAATGCCACCAAGGCAGATGTGGAGAAG GCCAAGCAGCAAGCCCACCTTCGGAACCACATGGCCGAGGAGAGCAAAAACGAATACGCAGCCCAGCTTCAGCGCTTCAACCGAGACCAGGCCCACTTCTACTTCTCACAGATGCCCCAGATATTCGAT AAGCTGCAGGACATGGATGAACGCCGGGCCACCCGCCTGGGCGCCGGGTACGGGCTCTTATCCGAGGCTGAGCTGCAGGTGGTTCCCATTATCGGCAAATGCTTGGAGGGAATGAAGGTGGCTGCCGAGTCCGTGGACGCTAAGAAC GATTCGCAAGTCCTCATCGAATTACACAAGTCAGGGTTCGCCCGCCCCGGCGACTTGGAATTCGAAGACTTTAGTCAAGTCATGAGCCGAGTGCCCTCCGACAGCAGCCTGGGCACCCCGGATGGCAGGCCTGAGCTCCGAGCAGCCTCCAGCCGTAGCCGGCCCAAGCGCTGGCCTTTTGGGAAAAAGAATAAG CCGCGTCCCCCATCCCTGTCCCTCCTGGGGGGTCACCTACCCTCCACATTGTCTGATGGATCCCTGTCCCCCCGTTCTGGCCGCGACCCCTTGGCCATACTGAGCGAGATCAGTAAGTCAGTCAAACCGCGGCTAGCATCCTTCCGCAGCCTCCGAGGCGGCCGTGGG ACCGTGGTCACTGAAGATTTCAGTCATCTGCCCCCAGAGCAGCAGAGAAAGCGACTCCAACAACAGCTGGAAGAGAGGAACCGGGAGTTGCAGAAGGAGGAAGACCAGAG GGAGGCCCTGAAGAAGATGAAAGACGTATATGAGAAAACACCACAGATGGGCGACCCTGCCAGCTTAGAGCCCCGCATTGCTGAGACCCTGGGCAACATCGAGAGACTCAAGCTGGAAGTGCAGAAGTATGAG GCTTGGTTAGCAGAAGCTGAAAGCCGGGTCCTCAGTAACCGGGGAGACAGCTTGAGCCGTCATTCCAGGCCCCCTGATCCCCCAGCTACTGCCCCACCTGatagcagcagtagcagcaacagTGGATCCCAGGATAATAAGGAGAG CTCAGAAGAGCCCCCTTCAGAGGAAGGCCAGGACACCCCCATCTATACTGAGTTTGATGAGGACTTTGAAGAGCCTGCCTCCCCTATCGGCCAGTGTGTAGCGATCTACCACTTTGAAG GATCCAGCGAGGGAACCATCTCCATGTCGGAGGGGGAAGACctcagtctgatggaggaagacaAAGGTGATGGATGGACACGGGTCAGGCGGAAACAGGGAGGCGAGGGCTATGTGCCCACCTCCTACCTCCAAGTCACGCTCAACTGA
- the Trip10 gene encoding cdc42-interacting protein 4 isoform X2: protein MDWGTELWDQFEVLERHTQWGLDLLDKYVKFVKERAEVEQAYAKQLRSLVKKYLPKRPTKDDPEVKFSQQQSFVQLLQEVNDFAGQRELVAESLGIRVCLELAKYSQEMKQERKMHFQEGRRAQQQLENGFKQLETSKRKFERDCREAEKAAHTAERLDQDINATKADVEKAKQQAHLRNHMAEESKNEYAAQLQRFNRDQAHFYFSQMPQIFDKLQDMDERRATRLGAGYGLLSEAELQVVPIIGKCLEGMKVAAESVDAKNDSQVLIELHKSGFARPGDLEFEDFSQVMSRVPSDSSLGTPDGRPELRAASSRSRPKRWPFGKKNKTVVTEDFSHLPPEQQRKRLQQQLEERNRELQKEEDQREALKKMKDVYEKTPQMGDPASLEPRIAETLGNIERLKLEVQKYEAWLAEAESRVLSNRGDSLSRHSRPPDPPATAPPDSSSSSNSGSQDNKESSEEPPSEEGQDTPIYTEFDEDFEEPASPIGQCVAIYHFEGSSEGTISMSEGEDLSLMEEDKGDGWTRVRRKQGGEGYVPTSYLQVTLN, encoded by the exons ATGGATTGGGGCACCGAGTTGTGG GATCAGTTTGAGGTCTTGGAACGCCACACGCAGTGGGGGCTGGATCTATTGGACAAATACGTGAAGTTCGTGAAAGAACGCGCCGAGGTGGAGCAGGCTTATGCCAAGCAACTCCG GAGCCTGGTGAAAAAGTACCTTCCCAAGAGACCTACCAAAGATGACCCCGAAGTCAA gttCAGCCAGCAGCAATCCTTCGTTCAGCTTCTCCAGGAGGTCAATGATTTCGCAGGCCAGCGAGAACTGGTGGCCGAGAGCCTGGGCATCCGAGTGTGTCTGGAGTTGGCCAAGTACTCACAGGAGATGAAGCAGGAGAGGAAGATG CACTTCCAGGAAGGCCGGCGGGCCCAGCAGCAGCTGGAAAATGGCTTCAAGCAGCTGGAGACT AGTAAGCGGAAGTTTGAGCGAGACTGCCGCGAGGCCGAGAAAGCTGCTCACACCGCCGAACGGCTGGATCAGGATATTAATGCCACCAAGGCAGATGTGGAGAAG GCCAAGCAGCAAGCCCACCTTCGGAACCACATGGCCGAGGAGAGCAAAAACGAATACGCAGCCCAGCTTCAGCGCTTCAACCGAGACCAGGCCCACTTCTACTTCTCACAGATGCCCCAGATATTCGAT AAGCTGCAGGACATGGATGAACGCCGGGCCACCCGCCTGGGCGCCGGGTACGGGCTCTTATCCGAGGCTGAGCTGCAGGTGGTTCCCATTATCGGCAAATGCTTGGAGGGAATGAAGGTGGCTGCCGAGTCCGTGGACGCTAAGAAC GATTCGCAAGTCCTCATCGAATTACACAAGTCAGGGTTCGCCCGCCCCGGCGACTTGGAATTCGAAGACTTTAGTCAAGTCATGAGCCGAGTGCCCTCCGACAGCAGCCTGGGCACCCCGGATGGCAGGCCTGAGCTCCGAGCAGCCTCCAGCCGTAGCCGGCCCAAGCGCTGGCCTTTTGGGAAAAAGAATAAG ACCGTGGTCACTGAAGATTTCAGTCATCTGCCCCCAGAGCAGCAGAGAAAGCGACTCCAACAACAGCTGGAAGAGAGGAACCGGGAGTTGCAGAAGGAGGAAGACCAGAG GGAGGCCCTGAAGAAGATGAAAGACGTATATGAGAAAACACCACAGATGGGCGACCCTGCCAGCTTAGAGCCCCGCATTGCTGAGACCCTGGGCAACATCGAGAGACTCAAGCTGGAAGTGCAGAAGTATGAG GCTTGGTTAGCAGAAGCTGAAAGCCGGGTCCTCAGTAACCGGGGAGACAGCTTGAGCCGTCATTCCAGGCCCCCTGATCCCCCAGCTACTGCCCCACCTGatagcagcagtagcagcaacagTGGATCCCAGGATAATAAGGAGAG CTCAGAAGAGCCCCCTTCAGAGGAAGGCCAGGACACCCCCATCTATACTGAGTTTGATGAGGACTTTGAAGAGCCTGCCTCCCCTATCGGCCAGTGTGTAGCGATCTACCACTTTGAAG GATCCAGCGAGGGAACCATCTCCATGTCGGAGGGGGAAGACctcagtctgatggaggaagacaAAGGTGATGGATGGACACGGGTCAGGCGGAAACAGGGAGGCGAGGGCTATGTGCCCACCTCCTACCTCCAAGTCACGCTCAACTGA
- the Sh2d3a gene encoding SH2 domain-containing protein 3A, protein MQAPQDTDNLTCQPWYHGQLSRQEAETLLLQDGDFLVRASESRGSHPVISCCWRGKILHFEVFRVVLRPRPGRPQALFQLEDERFPSMSALVHSYVTRRRPLSQATGAVASQPVRRQRPLTRSFSEDVLTDIPAAPWPLRPRKWSSSQPAGLDHSGRGKRDDTAAVSSLVPGVPPAFGSALHRTGSEPTLLKALPHLGTMADSLTASDGQLHTKARSVPLRTPSLASGHPPTYCELLPRVPSAQRTTPRPSCQEPAVWWWEAEEDEEEDRCFIRPQAEVSFCIPGHPSGLLGPQNRPLDPAVLCTLRSLLVAHHPESTALHLLLVDCQAIGLLGVTKSQKSAMGVASGLELLTLPHGHRLRLEVLERIETLALAGALAVLGCSGPLEERAVALKGLVDLALALRPGATGDLLGLAGVMGALLMPQVSRLESTWRHLRRNHTEAALVFEQELKPLMRALDESTGPCNPGEVALPHVAPLVRLLEGEETSGPLDESCDRLLRTLLGARQVARDAPLFRRAAAQRLQGFRPNPELWEALTTGFLRRLLWGSKGAQATRANRLEKFHHVLSILSQQLEPAG, encoded by the exons ATGCAGGCACCACAGGATACAGACAACCTTACCTGCCAGCCCTGGTACCACGGTCAGCTGTCTCGACAG GAAGCTGAAACCCTCCTACTACAAGATGGCGACTTCCTTGTTCGTGCCTCGGAGTCCCGAGGGAGCCACCCTGTGATCTCCTGCTGCTGGCGAGGCAAGATCCTACATTTTGAGGTGTTCCGAGTGGTGCTGCGGCCTAGGCCTGGTCGCCCGCAAGCCCTCTTTCAGCTAGAAGATGAAAGGTTTCCCAGTATGTCTGCCCTGGTCCACAGTTATGTGACCCGCAGGCGACCGCTGTCCCAGGCTACAGGAGCTGTGGCCTCCCAGCCTGTGAGACGTCAGAGGCCGCTGACTCGCAGCTTCAGTGAGGACGTGCTCACCGACATCCCGGCTGCCCCCTGGCCTCTCAG GCCTAGGAAGTGGAGTTCCAGCCAGCCTGCAGGGTTAGACCATTCAGGAAGGGGAAAACGTGATGATACAGCAG CCGTATCTTCCCTTGTCCCAGGAGTACCCCCTGCTTTTGGATCTGCCCTGCACCGGACAGGCAGCGAACCCACGTTGCTGAAGGCCCTGCCTCACCTGGGAACTATGGCAGACAGTCTCACGGCCTCTGACGGACAGCTTCACACAAAAGCTCGCTCCGTGCCCCTCCGGACGCCCTCCTTGGCCTCTGGACATCCCCCAACATACTGTGAACTTCTCCCCCGAGTACCCAGTGCTCAGAGAACGACTCCCAGACCGAGCTGTCAGGAGCCAGCGGTCTggtggtgggaagcagaggaagacgaggaagaagacagatgctTTATAAGACCACAAGCTGAGGTCTCATTTTGCATCCCTGGCCACCCCTCCGGCCTGCTGGGTCCCCAGAACAGACCCTTGGACCCTGCAGTTCTGTGCACCCTCCGAAGCTTGCTGGTGGCACACCATCCTGAGAGTACTGCTCTGCACCTGCTGTTGGTGGACTGCCAG GCTATAGGCCTGCTGGGGGTGACCAAGAGTCAGAAAAGTGCCATGGGCGTCGCCTCTGGTCTAGAACTACTCACACTTCCTCACGGTCACCGCCTGAGGTTGGAGGTGCTAGAGAG GATTGAGACCCTGGCACTGGCTGGggccctggctgtgctgggttGCTCGGGGCCCCTAGAGGAGCGCGCAGTCGCTCTGAAAGGCCTGGTGGATCTAGCGTTGGCGCTGAGGCCCGGAGCGACAGGGGACCTGCTGGGACTGGCTGGGGTCATGGGCGCCCTGCTCATGCCCCAG GTATCCAGGTTAGAGAGCACTTGGCGTCATCTACGAAGGAACCACACGGAGGCCGCGCTGGTCTTTGAACAAGAGCTAAAGCCTCTGATGCGGGCTCTGGATGAAAGTACAG GACCCTGCAACCCAGGAGAGGTGGCCCTGCCACACGTGGCACCATTAGTACGCCTGCTGGAGGGCGAGGAGACCTCTGGGCCGCTGGACGAGTCCTGTGACCGGCTGTTGCGCACTCTGCTCGGGGCGCGACAGGTGGCCCGCGATGCGCCTCTGTTCCGCAGGGCGGCAGCCCAGCGCCTGCAAG GATTCAGGCCTAACCCAGAACTCTGGGAGGCGCTGACCACCGGTTTCCTGCGCCGCTTACTCTGGGGGAGCAAGGGAGCCCAGGCCACCAGAGCCAACCGCCTGGAGAAGTTCCATCATGTCCTCAGCATCCTGTCCCAACAACTAGAGCCTGCGGGCTGA